A window of Phaseolus vulgaris cultivar G19833 chromosome 4, P. vulgaris v2.0, whole genome shotgun sequence genomic DNA:
CCCTTCATCATTCACTTCAACACATCTCTCATCATTTCTAAATCAATTTTTCCATTCTTTTTTCTACAAATTTCAAATTCTGTGATGAACATCAACATGCTAAACTCATTAACTTTTATCACATTTGTACAACTTATGCTCACTTTTGTTCCTTAAAATCATTTGGAATAAATAACATTTGTAAATGGGTACTCCACATATCCTTCATTTGATACAAGAGAATAAatcacaaataattaattattctttaaataaattaacaaaatattgAACTTTCATGGATCTAGGATATGATTTAGACCATAACAAAGTTATaaattttagataattttaaaaaatatattaattttataataacaatatCTATAGATCAGACATACTTATTACTGATTGGAGCgttgaaatatttttgtaaGTATCCATCATCAAAAATATCGTGAGaccaaaaaattaaagaaagaaaaagttaaaaaaatcatacacTACGAAGAAAATCATggaataaaaaccaattttagaaacaaaaaataattagttgatatagtgactaaattatatatcattttagaaactaaaaaaaattgatttctaaattagtttttattattgttaaatagtttctaaattggtatctaattagctataaAGTGTTAAGTACCagttatttaaattctaaatttggtaacaaaaacattggttgctaattagataccaatttagaaaccatttaacaataatagaaactaatttagaaaaaaaaaatttagtccctaaaataatttttaatttagtcactataacaattaattattatttttttctaaaatagatttctaatttttttttagtaatataaCTGAAGAGTTTGAATATTTGATAATGGAAATCTGaccttatttaaaataatattatttttcaagttAAAGTTAAATTGGTAAATATGTATTTGTTTTTGTAATTGATTGAATGTGGGAAATATTTTGGAGAAGGAAAAGACATGTGTTAGGAAAATTGGTTTGTGGAAAAGGAAACAAAGTTTTTGGTAGAAGAAGCAAAGATAAAATGGTACACTTAAAATTCTTCTTTCATATTACCAAAGGTTTAAAATCACATTGGTAAAAGGATATCTATGTGGATTCACAAAGGATTTCAAACACATTATTCaatgttgattttattttactttatattttctaaacCACTTTTCACACTTGCcaactttattttattacctaacatcaaaagcctattttatttcatctttttacatgaaaaaaaaacaaaagatttcACTAGAGGTgtctttagaaaaaaaaaaactaattaaaactattaaattttattttttggtttttattgCATGAGAGTTTGTAATATGACTTTAATTATAAAGTTCAttgaaatatgttaaaaaaattgaaaattttcattaaattgtactaaattatttattgaaatatgttGATAAGAACTTGGGATgatcataaataatttttttctgaaGAAAAAAATGGTTTACACAGAGAAAAAGACAAAACAAGAAAGTTATATCTTGTGTTAATCCCAAACTTTAGCTTTCTTATCATAAGCATCATTACTTAGATTTATTGCacttttactttaattttaacccatatgttaaatattaaattgttgACTAAGAAAAATgtagaactttatttatatatcctcagtatatttttttactatacACCAATAATATAcgtttcttttaaaaataattaagtaattaattaataatttaaaaattagtttagaaattttattaataataaaaatatcaataaactttttagtctttaaaataaaatagtatctaatttaattaatataataattaattaatttttttaaaaaaaaattatttagtgcttttcttgtagtataattttttttaaacaaataatattattttatcttatgcatttattttgaataatttaaaacaaatccTAGATTTCACTTCATATTTAAAagcttctaatatttttttcttcaacgGATTTGTTTAGAATGCGGAATAAGGAGTGAAGTGGATTTGAGGAGGaacgaaaaagaaaaagaaaagtaaaaagtaaaaaataaatatatgaaaaagcaATGACAAATAGATAAATTCTTCTTTTCCAATACTTTTGCTTCCCTTTTCTTCACATTTTGgaggttaaattttatttatttttataaaaaaaatttatattagatATTACTATGCAACTTATCATTTTagctattttttcttttcaaatcttattttcttttttcaaacataatttcttttcaaatcttattttcttttatttacaaaagtttTCTTATTTGtcttgttataatttttttttccttttcggTTTATCTATcatctttatttaaatttgttgttaaAATGATATTTCAAACTTAAATATTGCTTGAAAAACATAAATTGACATGCATAACATGCTTAAATATTATGGTTGTTGAACCCTCCATTTGTCACGTGGGATTGTCGATCTTGTAAATGATTTGATTAAGtacaatagtaattaaaaattattttataaactaaaaaattattagtatttaaagtaatttttattattaataaaaatttataaaatagtttctaaattagtcctgaactaccaaggttttagttacttactactttatattttaaattaatctttattagtcttttagagattaatttagaatctaaaatattagtttttaaaatttaggtatctaatttagatacaaatctaaaaactattttataaatttttattaatagtagaaACCACTCTAgttatgaataatattttagtctctaaattagtatctaattgaGTTAATATAGtggttaattatttttgttctttaaatttagttactatttagtgattttcttgtaataataGTACTAGATCATAAGGAAATATTCATATTCATAAAAGGTCTAACATTGTTCAAGTATAAACACAAGATAAGTAATGTAAACATTAATTGCTCAGCTAAACATATTATAGTTGACTTGAACGTCGGAGTATCTTTGCAGGTATCCACCCCAACCTCTAAGACGAGAAGACTGAAAAGAGAGGACAAAAACCAGTTTTAATCGAATACGATAAGAAAAATTGAGAGGAAAAGACCAAACAACTTAAGGAGCACTAAAACGATAAGAAAAATTGAGAGAAAAAGACCAAACACCTTAAATAGCACGAGAAGACGCAACAATTGCCTGATATTTGATCTTACCCTATCATTATCATTGTAAGAACCTATTCCATTTGTTAGAAATGATTAGTTTTGTGATAATAGttgaattttttaatgaaaaaaatactaaGAAATTTTTGATGCCCTATtagtctatttttttaaaactaccTACTAATCGGAAATTATTTAAATagttattacaaaataaaaatttatgactTTTTGGTTTTCTGGTTTTGACTTTCTCAACGGTTATCTACTATAAATTCctctctaaaatataaaaaaaaaaaaacgagaGTGTATGCTATAATAAGGTTATCATGCCATATAAACCCTACCAAAAGCTTGAGTTATACTAATAGATGGAATCATTAGTacacatatttaatatttgttttatgaTTTCAAAAGTGTATAAGAGCATATTTTTATAAAGATGGGTccaagaaaaattataaaaaattattttttaataacttttttctcAACTTTTGattcataaaatatttacaaattttgtaattagtttaaaaaatgttttcttcTATTACTAAAGTTAACTCTTTTAATCATAAccgttatatattttttatcataagaTTATCTATCATGTTAATACAAGTAATGTAATAACAAAgaccaaataaaataaattaaaaactaaagttAAAAACATcagaaagtatatatatatatatatatatatatatatatatatatatatatagcttcTGCCCCTATGCTGCTGCTAACTGTTTGAAAGCTTCTTGGATGTCTTTGGAAAGGTTAAAGACATGGAAACAGAACATTTCTTACATGGTTTCTTTGTCCTATAAATAGTAATTCAACCTCAATTATTTTCTGAAGTTGCAGAGATTGCTTACACTTGTAAGAACCTCAAATTATAAGATAATTTTAATTGttgaaaatatgaattttaaatagTTACTTAAAATCCAAAAAGCTTACTGTGAATAATTActtataaatacaaaaatagtGTAAAAACTCATTGCACTATTCACTATTTTTACTCTATAAGTGTAAGGTCCAACTGCAGAGTAAGGTAAAAGTTTCACTCAATGAAAATCATTTGTCTTTCCTCcttgaatatataaatatttcctTCTCATGATTGCTTTATACTGTACATTATTTTCATCTTTCTTCCTATTTACAGATaacatgaaataaataattaaaacctTCATCATCAAGATGCATACAACTGTTCTTCAAAAACATTCACCAAGAAAGTAATGAGTACATCTAATTTCTATACAGAGAGAATACTTTAAACCACTTAGAAACAGTTCTAAGTGAAACAAATTTTTACAAACAATGATAACAAAGATTATGCAATTACTGTCTGATCTTGATCCAGAGTGAAAGTTTGCAGACATTATTTCTGTTATCATCTTATGAATGCAGATTTCATAATCATCTTATGAGAGCAGATTTCATAATGCTTCCACACATCCCAAAATACCTTATAAAACCGATTTATAAGATGAAATTTGTATCCACTTAtatacttatatactatgaaatgtctaatctttagtcgatgtgtgATATTCAGAAGAAGAGGAGAAGAAGATAATATATAGAGATTAcacatgaaaaagaaaaaagttaaaaactGTACTAAAGCATCTCAAACCGGATTATAAATACAAGTTCAGTTTGTTCCTCAACAAGTCTTAGGTAAACCTGACCGCAAGTTAAGTAGTACAAGGCAAAAAGCCAGCTTAAAATGCATGAAGTTGTTAATACATACACAAACACCTCATAAGATCATATACCCTTAGAACCAGGAAGATCAATCCACTGCAATTGAATTTCCACTTCACCACATTCCACATTTTGCAATCTAAGGATCATATCTTGGACAAGCTTGCCATTGACACAAGTGATGCAGCTCTCATCAGCCAGGAAGTTCTCCGCGCTTGGTTGTGTTCTTTTGATTACAGTACCATTTGGAAGGCCAGTTATGTTGCTCTTCAAGGCTTCTATAAAGGGAAAGATGTCAAATTCTGCATCTCCCATTCTGTCATCTTTGCTAAAGGTGTCATGATCATACACGATCTGCAATCAGAAAGGATCATCAATCAATGAGTACTCTAATTGATCTGTCAGACATTAGAACATCTCAGAAAAAAATTTACCACAGGGTTAGAGAACACCACTATCTATTTGAGAACAAATTACCCATGTCTGAGCATGGCAAACAAGATTTTAAGTGAAAAGTTTTTGTTTAGTAAGGTAGAATTGAGTTTGCTACCAAAAAAGCATGTTTGACAATAAGAGTTCAGCCTATGTTTGGTTTACCATTAGGACTCTTCCAACTTATGTCCATatggtttgtttgtgtttggTTTCCTACACTTACATATTTGAACAAAACCTCCTTTCTAACTtctaaaatgaatatatttccAATTGGTTTAATAAGTCAAATGCTTTtacaaatttacaaaattaaatttactcAAAAGTTAATTTTGGAAACTTCAATCCAAACATAGACTTCTACTAAGTACATGTTcgaattaaaatttgaaaactcAAGTTTGAATGAACTTTATTTGCAAAACCCTTCTTTTACTTCCATTTCAAATTGAGTTTCAAGGAAAAACTCAGTTTACAATCGAATTGAACTCAATACCAAACAACAGGTTTTTTCAGTTTACTTTTTGAACATATCTGGAGGCCTCCTAACTGAAGAAAACCAAATATAGTCTAAGTTTTAATACAGACTTGCTCTGAAATGGAAGTTCCAAACATCACTTCAAACACACTCTTAACCAAAACCTAAAATGAAGTTTGCaaatactttgaaaaaaaattcttgaGACAACAATTTTCTAAGGTGGTTTACTTTTCAAGGCATGAAATAAGAAATGATAAAATTTAATACACCAGAATAGAGCAATTCATGAAGTTGCATATACTATTATTCAATCACAGATAGTCTCGAAATGTTCAGGTTTGTTGTGTAGATTGTGGAGTTGTTCTCACTTCTATTCACATGAAAACAACTTGTTTTTCAAATGAAGAGGCAAGAAAGAGCATGACTAACATCTAATATCAACAACATATCTCATCAACCCAagacaaaataagaaaaatctaCATCACTATCTTTGAACTGaactgaatttaaaaaaaaaaaaacaaattcagcCACTCACCAGTTTAACTTGATGATTCGGATCTATAATAGAAAGCGTAAGGTCTTCATTCCACTCAGGATTCACATCCTTTCTAATGAAACGGGTCTTTAGTTTCTGCAAACCAAAAAAAGATAAGGAGGAGGGTCAACAATGCCTTAATTTAAACATGATCAACCACACCACAGATAGTGCAACCAAAATGCTTCAATTTCAAACACTAGCATTGAGAACTAATGATGATGACAACAacacatacacacacacccaTGTTATGATCATCATGTAAGTCGAACACCAATCAAAACATGACACAAATTTAGAACCTCTAACCCATTTAAAACCTCGAAATGAAAACAAGATATTTACAAAAATTAGGCAAAAGGGAGAAAAATCTCGAAACTTAACAACACGGGCCAGCGTGGATAGGCAAAaagattgaatttttaaaatgaaaatagaaaattgAAGAGAAGACCTGATTGAACATCTTGATGACAACATAAGGGTCGCTGCTTCGGACATCACGAACGGCAAGGTTGATACCACGCTTGACGCGAACCCTCAAAAGGCCAAGGAGATTTTCCATCAGAGACTTTGGTATTGAATCCACTTCCTCCATTTCTTTTATTCTGTTTAGAATTTATAGTAATGACAAGATAACAGTTTCTTTCtgtaaaaaaaacaaacaaatccAAAATAATGAGTAATGAGTTGTTTATTGTGAAATCAATTAAGGGTTAGTTAATTGAAAAATGAGATGACAGAGGGAACGTGGAAGTGGGACCCACCAGAAATGGATTTTGGTTGTGGAAGGAGATAGAGAAAGCTTGGAAACagaggaagaaggagaagatgaTCTCTGAATTGTCTTTGTTTTTTTGTGGGGGAATGAGAGGTGACATGTGCTTTCCTTTTTCTTTGACTTTGGAACAGTTGGATTTCATCCGACGGATATCACGCAACTTCAACCAGTGTGTCTGTGTCTTATtcaccattttattttattttataattttattttgttaatttcaTTTCTTAATGTGATTATGTTTTGTATAATAAGGGATTAAATGtgttttatgtaatttttaaatatattaaataggttttttgaaaaaaattcgtTTTATATTTgcttctttaaaaataattatatttttaatatattattagtattgacgataaataaaaaattgatgtgTGAATATCACATTTTTCAGTTAAAGGAAATAATTCACTCACATTTTTcagttaatattaaaaatctaaatatatttaaattttgtaggAATCTTAAAAGTTGTATTTAGACTTTAGAGGATGGAAATAATACGAAAAGTTATTTAGgaatgtatttaatattttgcaatttttcaaaaatgtaaaattcattttacccaataataaataaatgtttctAATATAATACTTAACATTCTTAATAAATAGATAGATCTGAGCTGCCAAATTATATTTGAGTTATGGAAAGTAATTTACATTATGATATAct
This region includes:
- the LOC137837944 gene encoding protein C2-DOMAIN ABA-RELATED 4-like; the encoded protein is MEEVDSIPKSLMENLLGLLRVRVKRGINLAVRDVRSSDPYVVIKMFNQKLKTRFIRKDVNPEWNEDLTLSIIDPNHQVKLIVYDHDTFSKDDRMGDAEFDIFPFIEALKSNITGLPNGTVIKRTQPSAENFLADESCITCVNGKLVQDMILRLQNVECGEVEIQLQWIDLPGSKGI